In a single window of the Alphaproteobacteria bacterium genome:
- a CDS encoding DNA-packaging protein: MTEFSDKYTRIVVAVDPAVGAGRSNSETGIIVAGLGVDQFAYVMDDLSFKGSPAKWAYKVISAYWEYKADRVVAEINQGGDLVEQLLRSFDPKVSYKGVRASRGKVTRAEPIAALYEQGKVFHTRSFPRLEEQMCTYIPGKGMASPDRLDAMVWALTELMLNEGRDEPRPIAPKVWWG; encoded by the coding sequence ATGACAGAATTTAGCGATAAATACACACGTATTGTGGTTGCGGTTGATCCAGCCGTGGGGGCCGGCCGTTCCAACAGTGAAACGGGTATTATTGTCGCGGGACTGGGCGTGGATCAATTTGCCTATGTGATGGATGATTTATCCTTTAAAGGTTCCCCTGCAAAGTGGGCTTACAAGGTAATTTCTGCCTATTGGGAATACAAGGCAGATCGCGTGGTGGCAGAAATCAACCAAGGAGGAGATCTGGTTGAGCAACTGCTTAGATCTTTCGATCCAAAAGTAAGCTATAAGGGTGTGAGGGCTTCCCGCGGGAAAGTAACTCGAGCCGAGCCCATTGCGGCTCTCTATGAGCAAGGAAAAGTCTTTCATACCCGTTCCTTTCCAAGGCTTGAAGAACAAATGTGTACGTATATTCCAGGAAAGGGTATGGCCTCTCCCGATCGCTTAGATGCTATGGTATGGGCCCTCACGGAACTAATGTTAAATGAGGGCAGGGATGAGCCCAGGCCCATTGCCCCCAAAGTTTGGTGGGGCTAA